ATGTTAGCATAACACCAATGCAAATATGCCCAGTACAAATATATAACCTAAATATCTCTCCTTCTGAACACTAATACAATGAACACTATATAATAATATGCGGGGTACGACATTTCTATTAGTTATTATGTGTAAACCCGTTTGTGGTGGCTACATAGCGCTAGCATAGCTGATGACTCGGGAGAAATATCGCGGCAATCACGTCCGCAAATAACCGCAAAGGCGGAACAATACAAACAATGTAAACATCCGAAAACAGCGATAGCATACATAACATAATACTGAATTCAATATTGTGCAAACTCACTTGTAATAAATGAACACATTCAAAAAGACATAGCAGCAGCATGAACAAAGGCAGAAAGCCGTTGTACCGATAGGTAACACTAATACTGTTCCATCTAGGAAACACTTGAAAGCACTTTAGTTCCTAAGGCAGGCTTTCTGACACATATGAAGCACCATCACAAAAAATGGTGGCATACTGCAGCCAGGATGTACTGTAATGTGAACATGAAAAAGCTTTTAATTGGTTTATCGAAAGTCATCCCCTTAATATTAACCATTTTATTGTCAGCATAAATAAGAGAAATATGAGCCTTAAAAAATGGGGTTGTTGCCCATTTTGAGGCAAAACTATGAAAAAAAACTggttaaattgtaaaaatattgttttttcctTTCCTCTTCATTGTTCTATAAACAATGAAAGCAAAAGCTTCAAAAAACTTGTTTCTCTTGTCAAATGTTTTACATTAGGAACTGGCAGAATATGAGAAAGTGTCTGACCAGATTAAAATTACACAAAGAGGTAAGCCTACTGCAAATGTCACAATTcttcaataaaaatacatgatgtGCTGTGAATTCATGCTGTGATTTGCTTCTGTAAGAATTTGGAGCTGATTACAATATTACTTCTGTACTATAGATCTGGAGCAGGATGGATTCTCGAAAAATCCTTTCTTCCATGGAATTATTGCTGAAGTACCTGAGCACCTTAAATCTAAAGATGGTGAGATATTTAAGTTGCTCATGTAGGCTGCTCTTCAATGTGATATTGATTTAGTATCtatatttacaattttcattgttacaaagcagctgtacatgagacatattgactataagcaaaacaattaaagttataactgtaaaaacaagaaaaaagtgaaaacacagaagacagacatacccacatacaaaacactcaacacacacaatatgcacacataaacacacacggacgcgcgcgcgcacacacacacgcacacacacagaaacgcaTGCACAgagaaagcacacatttaagataaaggagagagaaacacgggtcaaatattaaacagactataaattcctatatgcaatattaattaagtaaaactttcaAATTCCAAAGCAgtcccccggccaggcaaatagtgcaaagcAGTATGCAaaggtggcgaggaacccaaatctccaatggagaaaaaaaaactcaggagaacccaggcccaatcaggggattccagttcccctctggcaaaagctgctgcctctgcacatagtaaataaacttactaataaggtaaattatagatttaatttgaaattttgtagtgaagacgtgtcaagtcgccgcatccttctttatccagctctatcatctcagctaaAAAAAAACCATAAGCAAAGAGCCACACAATAGCACTGGCCTGGATTAGGAAGGATAGTGGATTTATATGGACAGGActgtagttttatttttgtaatgtgtctgtgtgtgtctcttcACAGGTCATCCCAAAATTGGATACTCTTTGTACTTCTGTACATACAGTTCATGGAAAGGCAGAGCAGTGTACATGGAGGACCTGTACGTGAGGCCAGAGTTCAGAGGTAAGAAAATAACattgtctttttatttatttggatgaAAAACtcatttgtatttgtaatgAGTAATGACAGTTTATGACTATTTTCAGGGAAAGGCATTGGCAAGGCTCTGATGGCCAAAGTTGCCCAGGTAAGAATTGTTGGTTACATACATTGAACATTAAACCTAGTTTCTAAAACAATTCTCACAATACCTTACATAAAACACTTGTTATTTAATTCTGCTCTAGTTCTGCTCTGATTCTTTAACTTGTCTTATATGTTTGCATAGTATTGTA
This region of Triplophysa rosa linkage group LG1, Trosa_1v2, whole genome shotgun sequence genomic DNA includes:
- the LOC130546139 gene encoding thialysine N-epsilon-acetyltransferase-like, whose translation is MNQIPELAEYEKVSDQIKITQRDLEQDGFSKNPFFHGIIAEVPEHLKSKDGHPKIGYSLYFCTYSSWKGRAVYMEDLYVRPEFRGKGIGKALMAKVAQLGLAAGCTQLNFTVLDWNKSSLDFYLKQGCWDVTSDLGYHCMRCEGDALQHLAQGDL